The proteins below come from a single Cannabis sativa cultivar Pink pepper isolate KNU-18-1 chromosome 3, ASM2916894v1, whole genome shotgun sequence genomic window:
- the LOC115710875 gene encoding uncharacterized protein LOC115710875, producing MVDKITKERTMIKFARVLVEMEITDHPPKVTHFLNEYGQLIEQRIEYEWLPTRWEELEGGIEKKTVNVAETDKPGEKCSAGTTIVAKEKQREEGEKDGRQKGQTSDTKGNWITPRRGAHNRNVGEKYLAPAQHWNIRGLNSNKKQEAVVDVCRMRKIGVGAVLETKMKGDKVAQAMKAVFNCWDYYTSNVIEGRILVIWRNKFVKVDILEESNQYVHCLVKMLSLNKEFCVTFVYGSNFIEERKCLWNGLAGLQFPVKPWLIMGDFNAVFEFGDRKGRNPVTKNEVEEATNWLALGLADTLQRSGSFFTWSNNHEVNDRIYSRTDHVLKNEEWLDMFTDSSANMSWETVSDHCTCVVSSAKAGNIGIKPFKFFNFWVHHKDYKHVVMERWTKPIRSKGRRGLLIKCLRLKHRLRMFNKNSGDIEVQHAEARAKLLEAKLEAQANSGDIRKSEEEKKGF from the exons ATGGTTGATAAGATCACAAAGGAGAGGACTATGATCAAATTTGCGAGGGTGTTGGTCGAAATGGAGATTACAGATCACCCTCCTAAGGTTACTCACTTCTTGAATGAGTATGGGCAACTCATAGAACAAAGAATCGAGTATGAATGGCTGCCCACAAGAT GGGAAGAACTTGAAGGTGGAATAGAGAAGAAGACAGTGAATGTTGCTGAAACTGACAAACCAGGAGAGAAGTGTAGTGCTGGAACAACAATAGTTGCTAAGGAGAAACAAAGAGAAGAGGGGGAGAAGGATGGAAGACAAAAGGGGCAAACTAGTGACACAAAAGGGAATTGGATAACGCCAAGAAGGGGTGCTCATAATAGGAATGTGGGGGAGAAATATTTAGCTCCGGCTCAACA CTGGAATATAAGGGGCCTCAATAGTAATAAGAAGCAAGAGGCTGTTGTGGATGTTTGTAGAATGAGGAAAATTGGTGTAGGTGCTGTGTTAGAAACAAAAATGAAGGGGGATAAAGTAGCTCAAGCTATGAAAGCTGTGTTCAATTGTTGGGATTACTATACTAGTAATGTGATTGAAGGCAGGATTCTTGTCATTTGGAGGAATAAGTTTGTTAAAGTGGACATTTTGGAGGAATCTAACCAATATGTTCACTGTCTAGTGAAGATGCTCAGTCTTAATAAAGAGTTTTGTGTAACTTTTGTGTATGGCTCTAATTTTATAGAAGAAAGGAAGTGTCTTTGGAATGGTTTGGCTGGTCTTCAATTCCCGGTAAAACCTTGGCTCATAATGGGAGACTTTAATGCTGTTTTTGAGTTTGGGGATAGAAAGGGACGTAACCCGGTTACCAAAAATGAAGTTGAAGAGGCAACCAACTGGTTAGCTTTGGGGCTTGCTGATACACTTCAAAGATCAGGTTCTTTTTTTACCTGGTCTAATAACCATGAGGTTAATGATAGGATTTATTCCAGAACAGATCATGTGCTAAAAAATGAAGAATGGTTGGACATGTTTACCGATTCTAGTGCTAACATGAGTTGGGAAACGGTGTCGGATCACTGCACTTGTGTTGTCTCTTCTGCTAAGGCTGGCAACATTGGGATTAAGCCCTTTAAGTTTTTTAACTTCTGGGTTCATCATAAAGATTACAAGCATGTGGTTATGGAGCGTTGGACTAAACCGATTCGTAGCAAGGGGCGGAGGGGGCTGCTGATTAAGTGCTTAAGGTTGAAGCATCGGCTTAGAATGTTCAACAAAAATTCAGGAGACATTGAAGTCCAACATGCTGAAGCCAGGGCTAAGTTGTTGGAAGCCAAGTTAGAAGCTCAAGCAAACTCGGGGGATATAAGGAAAAGTGAGGAAGAGAAAAAGGGATTTTAG